A segment of the Geoanaerobacter pelophilus genome:
CTTCTGAAATCATCTTTACTGCCTGCGGCACTGAGAGCGACAATACCGCAATCCGCTCTGCCATTGAGGTCTTTCCCAATCGCCGGCATATCATCACCACCCGGGTCGAGCACCCGGCAGTGCTCACTCTCTGCCGCAACCTGACCAAGCATGGCTATCGGGTCACCGAGCTGAATGTCGATGGCGCGGGGAGGCTGGACCTTGATGAACTGCGCAAGGTCGTCGATGAAGATACTGCCATAGTGTCGATCATGTATGCCAACAACGAGACCGGCGTGGTGTTCCCGATAGAAGAGATCGGGCAGATTGTGAAAGAGAAGGGGGCGCTGTTTCATACCGATGCGGTTCAGGCGGTAGGCAAAATCCCTCTGAACATGGCATCCTCCACCATCGACATGTTAGCCCTGTCTGGCCACAAGCTCCATGCCCCAAAGGGGATCGGCGCCCTCTATCTTCGTAAAGGGGTCCCGTTCCGGCCGTTCATGGTCGGCGGTCACCAGGAGAAGAGCCGCAGGGCCGGTACCGAAGCGACCTCATCGGTCATTGCCCTTGGCAAGGCGTGCGAGCTTGCCGGTCAGCATCTCGATGACGAAAACACCAGGGTCAAGGGAATGCGTGACCGCCTGGAACGCGAACTGATGGCCATCATTCCGGCATCCCGGATCAATGGTGGCGGCGCGGAGCGGCTCCCCAACACGCTATCCATAGCCTTTGAATTTGTTGAAGGCGAGGCGATCCTGCTGCTGCTCTCGGAAAAAGGGATTTGCGCATCTTCCGGCAGCGCCTGCACCTCCGGTTCGCTTGAGCCGTCCCATGTCCTCCGGGCAATGGGGGTACCGTTCACCTGCGCCCACGGCTCCATCCGCTTTTCGCTGTCACGTTTCACAACCGACGAAGAGATCAATGCGGTGATCAAGGAACTGCCGCCGATCATTCAGCGGCTCAGGGAGATTTCACCGTTTGGCCGGGAGCTGTTGAAGAAACAGTGACAGTGACGGTTATAGTGCTGAAAGCCCCGCCTGATCGAGAGCGGGGCTTTTTTATTAAGGCCTGTTGCCCTTGAAGCTGGCCGTTAACCCGCTATACTTTTGTAAATACATATTGATCGGGCAATCCATGAAGATCAGGAAAATTGCACTTATCACTCCTCCTTACCACTCCGGGGTGGTCGAATCGGCCGGCACCTGGCTCAATGTCGGTTTTGTCTACATTGCCGGCTCCCTGAGGGCTGCAGGCTATGAGGTGGACTATTACGACGCCATGTCACTCTGGCATGAATGGCCCGATATCCGTCGGAGGATCGAGGCGTTCCGGCCGGACGTTGTGGCAACTACCGCTTATACCGCTTCGGTCATGGACGCCATCAAACTCTGCGGTTTTGCCAAAGAGATCGATCCCCGTATTGTCACCGTCCTCGGTAATGTCCACGCAACGTTCATGTATGAAGAGGTGCTGAAACAGCATGGCACCAAGGTTGACTACATCGTGAGGGGCGAAGGAGAGGAGACCCTGCCCGAACTGTTGCACTGCCTGAATGCCGGCGATGATCCGGCAAAGGTTGCCGGTGTTGTCTTTCAACGTGCCGGCGAGGTTTGCATTGCCCCGCAACGGCCATATATCCATGATCTTGATGCACTCCCCACCGCGTGGGATCTTGTGGAATGGCCCATTTATCGCTACCGGGCCAAGAAAGATGCCCGGTTGGCAATTGTGTCGTCATCCCGCGGCTGCCAGCAGCAGTGCTCATTCTGTTCCCAGCAGCTCTTTTGGTCACGTTCCTGGCGTGCCCGTTCCCCGGAGAATTTCATTGCCGAACTGGAGCTGCTTCATGGCCAATATGGGGTGGAAGTGGCCATGCTGTCCGATGAGATTCCCACCTTTGATCGTGTCCGCTGGTTAAAGATCCTGGATCTGATGATCGAACGGCGGGTGCCGGTAAAACTGCTGCTTGAGACCAGGGTTGACGATATCCTGCGCGATGCCGACATCATGGATAAATACCGTATCGCCGGAGTCGAGCATATCTATGTCGGGGTAGAGGCCGGGAGCCAGGAGACGCTGGACTTGTTCAAGAAAGACACCAAGGTTGAGCAGTCCAAACAGGCCATAGACCTGATAAACCAGGCGGACATAGTCTCCGAGACCTCCTTTGTCCTTGGAATGCCGGACGACACCCCGGAGTCGATCGCCGAGACCGTGGAACTGGCAAAGCATTACAACCCTGACATGGGGTTCTTCCTGGCGATCGCCCCCTGGCCATATTCCGAGTTGTACCCGGAACTGGAGCCGCATGTCGCCACCAAGGACTACCGGAAATACAATCTGGTGGAGCCGGTGCTGAAGCCGCGGAATATGACTCTGGAACAGTTGGAGAAGGAGCTGGGGCGGGCGTCACAGAAATTTTTCATGCACAAGTTCCAGAACCTCCATACTCTGTCGTCCTGGAAGCAGGAGTTCATGCTGTCAGTTCTGGATCTGCTGATCAATCACTCGTACCTTGCCGATCAGATGAAGGCTGCCATGAAAGAGGGGAAACAGATGCCTGAAGAGGTCAGGAATCTTATCCGGTCGGTCAAGGCTTCAGGCGGAGCTCACTCGGACGTCCTGGCGCCTATTCCTTGAGCTACTTGAAGTACTCCGCATGGATGGAGCTGCCCATGTGCGAGGTAATGAAGATCGATACGAGCGAGATGAGGAAGCAGGCGATATAGAACCATGCGGCCCGTTGCCCATCCCATCTGAAGAAATGCCGCAGATGCAGATATACCCCGAAGAGGAGCCAGGTTAGCAATGACCAGGTCTCCACCGGGTCCCATCCCCAGTATCTCCCCCAGGAACGATAGGCCCAGATTGAACCTGCCAGCATGGCTATTGCCCAGAAGATGAAGCCGAACCCGGCAAAGCGGTAAGCATACAGGTCCACGGTGTTGGTGTCCGGCAGCTTGTTGAGCCATTCCGCCTGGCACTGCCGCTGCTTCAGCAGCACAAAAACGGAAAAGGCAAAAGCTATAACCAGGGTCGCCAGCGCGATCTTGTAAAAGGCGATGTGAAAGATCAGCCAAACAGAGCCGAAAGTGGTGGGCAGCGATCTGATGCCGGGGTTGTACATGTTGGCCAGAGCCAGCATCAGGAAGGTTGCCGGGAACACCAGGATGCTGGCAGGCCTGATTCTAGGGTAGATCCGGATGAAAACCATGAATGCCGCCATGGTGACCCAGGCATCCGATGAGAGCACCTCGCTGGGAGCCATGTACGGGCCATGACCGACGATGCGCCACCAATGACCGATTGCGGCGCCGTGCACGACAAGGGCAGCAGCAGCCGGCCAGTAGCTTCTCTGCTCCAGCGTCCGCTTGCTGAAGATAATCCCCGCAACATTGGCAGTTGTTGCAACAACATAGAGAAAGACCGCTATCCAGTTTAGTGTTACATATATTGCCGTCTGCTTGTCCATTAAGCGGTTACCTCTCTTTTTCCATACTATCGGTCAAAATTTCCAGTTCCTCCCGGTACAGTTTTGCAAAACGCGCAGAACGCCAGGAAAAGCGAATTTTCCCCTCGTTCTCTTCCAGCCAGGCCTCACGCGGCGGCAGGCAATAAATAAGGGCCGCCCCAAGGACGATCAGCAGGAAACCGGCAAAGACCCCCTCGATACCGTACAGCCTGACGAAGATCAGCCGCGTCCAGTCACGGACCTCAAGGAGTCTCACCTCCTTGCCACCAAGCATGCCACTTTCGCCCTGGCGCAGGGTCAAGCGGGCGCTTTCCCTGCCGTTCTCCACCAGACGCAGCGTCAACGGCATTTCCTCGTGCTTGAGTGGTTTCCCTTTGGCGAACGGGAAATATTTCACCTGTAACAACCGGGTATCTCCCGGCATCTTGAACTCGTTATAGCCTGCTTCGACAAGCCGCGCAGGAAAGCGTATCGAATACGCTACCGGAGGCTGAGTGCTGCTCTGCGGGTCTATGGCAACAAGGAACGACTGTCCGTACTCGTTCCCCTGGTAGATGGTCAGGCCGTTGCGGTAAAGGGGGGCATTGATTGCCGTCTTAGCGGCGGCGCCGGTCGCCGGATCGTTACCGAAGAAGATATCCGACTCCACACTGCTGACGCTGTCCCTGCTGTAGCTGAGCCTCAGCCGGTCGAACCGTATTGACTCCGGGAGGATCAGCGTGCCTGCCAGCAGCCCCATTTCCTCGCTCAGCCAGGGTGCGCCGGGGAGGTGGGTTTCATCCTGCAACAGGTCGATACTGCCACGTTGCTGGGTAACTGTAATGAGCAGCGATGCGGCAATGCAGACCAGCATCCCCAGATGCAGGGAAAAGGCGCCCCAGTAGCCCCAGGGGTGTTTTACAAACCGGTGTGATGTTGCTGATAGTTGCCGATAACCGTTCTTTCTGAGGATTCCGGCAGCAGTTGTCAGGGAGAGTTGATATGTGCCGACCGCATCAGTAGGGGATGGAGCGGTAAATGTCCTTCTCCAGGCAGACTTACCCTGCTCAAAGGTGGAGAGTCCGAGAGAGATGCTGACCAGGAGCAACAGCAGGGCAAACCCCGGAGTCGTATAGATATGGAACAGTCCCAGCAGCTCGGCAAGCGGAGCCAGGGCAGGGTGGCTGGAGTGCCATGTGTCGAGCTGTGGTTTTTCGGTGATGAATGCCTGCGGAACTAGAGCCCCGACAGTAACGGCTGCTAGCACCAGCACAATAAGGGTCAGGATAGTCGTGCGCGAGAGGAAAAACCTTTTGCCGCGGGTCATCATGCTATCTGTTGCCGCCAGCATGCTGGAGAGGCGATCTGTCTGCCTTGGGCCAGGGGATTACCGTATTGGTACTGGTGCCGGAAATGGTGTCGACGTTGGTGATGAGCCAGCGGTTGCCATCCTGCTTCATACTGTACTTCATCTCGTAGATGAACCCATGTTCCTCGGCGAATTTCTTGCCCGTGGTGATGTTTATATGCGTGAAGTTCCATGTCTCCTTGGTCTGCACCGTTGCCTCAGCGGGTTTCGGTTGGTCGATCTTGACAAAGGCTATCCCTTTGAGTGACGAGTCCATCCTGAGCTTGCCCTCGCCAAGCGCCGCCATGTGGTGATAGAGCTTGGTCGCCTGATCAACGGTTGCTACCTCTTGCAAAGGGTTCATGTTCATGGAGCGGTAGCCGTCGGCCAGCAGCTGGTTGTAGCGCATGATTGCAGCTTTGATCGGTTTGTCCTTGCTGCCAGTTGGGGCGCAGGCCGTTATACCGCAAATGAATAATGTCAGGAGCAGCCTGAGAAATCTATTGTTCATGTGACGGACTTTACCACATTGGAAGATGGGATTCAATTTAAGCAGAAAAGAAAACCCCCGCCGGAAAGGCTCCGGCGGGGGGTAATACCTACCAGCCTAAAAGAGTACCTGATGCACTATGTTCAGTACAGCCAGTAGACGACTGGCAGTTGCTCTGCCCCATATTATTTCCGGCAGCGGGCCTGCTTCCACCATTCATGTAGATGGTTCCGCCATTATTGCCATCAGGCTTGTAACGGCCGGGAGCTGCTGGACCAGTAAGGAGCCTGAGTGCCCTACCTCCGTGAGGCACACGGATATGGCAGCCTACGCATGCTTTGGCGTGAGAGTTGCCCCTTTGGGTGTGGGCAGCGCCTCCACCAGCCCAGAGATGGCAGCTGAAGCAGAAGTTGTTGGTTGGCACAGTAGCACTTCCTGTGCCGGTTAACAAAGTTCCTGTCCCGCCTGTTGATGTACCATTCCCATCAGCGGTTGTATAGGGCCAGTTATAGTATTTGGTGCCAGTGGTGTTGGGGTTGAGCATCCATCTGACCGAAGATCCATGAGGGCCTTTGGATGTGGCTGAATCAGTCCCGTGGCAGTCAGAGCAAGTCATAATTGAACCAGATGCCCATCCACCGGTAAGTGATCCTGCGACAAGCTGTCTCGCCGCAGGGAGGGCTTGAATGACCGGGTGGTATGACTCATTATTAGGGTTGAACTCCAAGCCGAGATCGGTCCATGCTAAGGCTCCGGTACCGCCCCAAGTTGTTGTCACATTGCTGTTGGCGTTGGAGTGGCACTTGAAGCAGATCTGCCATTCGGTGGTTGCTACCGGATAAGCATTGGCGGCATTTGCGCCGGTGTAATAGGCGGTGCTGGCGGCGGCGGTCCATTTGGCGGGCCACGCCGGGGTGGCTACCCCGGTTGCACCGGTCACTACCCCGGCCAGTGTTGCTGAGCCGGCAGTGTGATTGCCGGTTTTAGCCGCATGGGTGTTGTGGCAATCGGCGCATTCAATGTGCTTGTTGGCATTGATGTAAGTCGGCGTTTCGTCTTTGGGTGATGGTCGGTGCTTGCCGCTGTAACTGTCTACCCTGTGGCCGAAACTCTTGGCAACAGGAGTAGTGGTCGGGGTGGTATAGAAGGAGTCAAAGGTATCGATAGCCGCTGCCGACATTGCCTTGGCACCATACCAGTCCTTGGCATTGTTGGCGACCGTCTTGGCCGTGCCACCGATGACGTCTGTTGACGTGCTGTGGCAGCGGTAACAGAACTTTTCTTCCATGAAATCAGTGAGTGTTGCCCCCATAGCTGCCGACAGGCGGCCGTCGGCGCTGGCATGGATGGCGAACTTGTTGCTGCTAGACTGGAACAGCGACGTCTCTCCACTCGAAGCATTATGGCACTTCGAGCAGTTGGCCCGGAACTGCGAACTGTCGGAGAACGTCGACGTTGTCTCATAGTTGTGGGCAGTCAGATCATAATTGGCTTTGGTGACAACAGCGGTTATCGTTGAGCCGTCGGTCTTTTGAGTGATACTCTTTACAATTCCCGAGGCGTTACTGTGGCAGCCGAGACAGACACCGCCGGTGGCGTTGTAGTCGGAATTATCAGCTCCGGCAGTCTGGTCAATTCCGGGGGTAAGGATATTGAATGTTTTTCTGAGGTTACCGCCACGGCCAAGGGCAACACTGGGGTTGGCCTTGTTATAGATAGGGCTGAAAATATCGTGATCGACATGGCACTGGAGGCAGCTGTTGGTCTGGGTGTAGTCCGAATTGGTATAAGTAGTGTTGGCTGTGTCGATAAGGTGGTGATAGGTGGTTGTGTCGGTTTTCATGGTATTGGCGAAGGCGTGGCAGCCGACGCAAGCTATTTTACCTGCTGATTCGCCACCATCGAGCTGGCCATTGATATGCTTCGTCCGGTTCGCACCTACAGTAAAAGTCCCGTCAAGATTCACATGGTCATGGCAGCCGTTGCAGACGTTTAAGGCGGTAGGCCTAGTAATAGCGGTGTGCCCAGAAGTGTTGGGTGGGAAGCCGTGACACTTGGCGCAGTCGCCGGTGTTGCTCGGCGTGCCGGTCAGGTAGGTAGTATCGGTCCAGACCGGGTTGGTGCCGGTGCCGCCAACCTCGGTAAAACCATGGCAGTAAGTATTGGTACAGCTGTGGGAACCAGCAACGAATGCTGCCGGCGAGGCCTTGGCCACGGCCAGGCCACTGAAGGTGATATCGGCGGTGCCGTTCATGTGCGTGGCATCGTTGAGCGTCGTGGCGCCATGGCACCGGGCACAAGGGACCGCATCGGTGTAGCCGCTGACAGCATTGAGGTGAGC
Coding sequences within it:
- a CDS encoding B12-binding domain-containing radical SAM protein, translated to MKIRKIALITPPYHSGVVESAGTWLNVGFVYIAGSLRAAGYEVDYYDAMSLWHEWPDIRRRIEAFRPDVVATTAYTASVMDAIKLCGFAKEIDPRIVTVLGNVHATFMYEEVLKQHGTKVDYIVRGEGEETLPELLHCLNAGDDPAKVAGVVFQRAGEVCIAPQRPYIHDLDALPTAWDLVEWPIYRYRAKKDARLAIVSSSRGCQQQCSFCSQQLFWSRSWRARSPENFIAELELLHGQYGVEVAMLSDEIPTFDRVRWLKILDLMIERRVPVKLLLETRVDDILRDADIMDKYRIAGVEHIYVGVEAGSQETLDLFKKDTKVEQSKQAIDLINQADIVSETSFVLGMPDDTPESIAETVELAKHYNPDMGFFLAIAPWPYSELYPELEPHVATKDYRKYNLVEPVLKPRNMTLEQLEKELGRASQKFFMHKFQNLHTLSSWKQEFMLSVLDLLINHSYLADQMKAAMKEGKQMPEEVRNLIRSVKASGGAHSDVLAPIP
- a CDS encoding cytochrome c biogenesis protein, with amino-acid sequence MDKQTAIYVTLNWIAVFLYVVATTANVAGIIFSKRTLEQRSYWPAAAALVVHGAAIGHWWRIVGHGPYMAPSEVLSSDAWVTMAAFMVFIRIYPRIRPASILVFPATFLMLALANMYNPGIRSLPTTFGSVWLIFHIAFYKIALATLVIAFAFSVFVLLKQRQCQAEWLNKLPDTNTVDLYAYRFAGFGFIFWAIAMLAGSIWAYRSWGRYWGWDPVETWSLLTWLLFGVYLHLRHFFRWDGQRAAWFYIACFLISLVSIFITSHMGSSIHAEYFK
- the nifS gene encoding cysteine desulfurase NifS, encoding MKEIYLDNNATTKVDEAVFEEMRPYFCELYGNPSSMHFFGGQVQKKVDEARSRVAALLGADPSEIIFTACGTESDNTAIRSAIEVFPNRRHIITTRVEHPAVLTLCRNLTKHGYRVTELNVDGAGRLDLDELRKVVDEDTAIVSIMYANNETGVVFPIEEIGQIVKEKGALFHTDAVQAVGKIPLNMASSTIDMLALSGHKLHAPKGIGALYLRKGVPFRPFMVGGHQEKSRRAGTEATSSVIALGKACELAGQHLDDENTRVKGMRDRLERELMAIIPASRINGGGAERLPNTLSIAFEFVEGEAILLLLSEKGICASSGSACTSGSLEPSHVLRAMGVPFTCAHGSIRFSLSRFTTDEEINAVIKELPPIIQRLREISPFGRELLKKQ
- a CDS encoding cytochrome c biogenesis protein ResB; this encodes MMTRGKRFFLSRTTILTLIVLVLAAVTVGALVPQAFITEKPQLDTWHSSHPALAPLAELLGLFHIYTTPGFALLLLLVSISLGLSTFEQGKSAWRRTFTAPSPTDAVGTYQLSLTTAAGILRKNGYRQLSATSHRFVKHPWGYWGAFSLHLGMLVCIAASLLITVTQQRGSIDLLQDETHLPGAPWLSEEMGLLAGTLILPESIRFDRLRLSYSRDSVSSVESDIFFGNDPATGAAAKTAINAPLYRNGLTIYQGNEYGQSFLVAIDPQSSTQPPVAYSIRFPARLVEAGYNEFKMPGDTRLLQVKYFPFAKGKPLKHEEMPLTLRLVENGRESARLTLRQGESGMLGGKEVRLLEVRDWTRLIFVRLYGIEGVFAGFLLIVLGAALIYCLPPREAWLEENEGKIRFSWRSARFAKLYREELEILTDSMEKER